A genomic window from Massilia sp. METH4 includes:
- a CDS encoding methyl-accepting chemotaxis protein, which yields MRQRPLHSCYPLALAFAAACAIVPLAGWQWHGFAIAALLLAAGAWAFFQHGAAPQAAASADEYLATRRQFAGEVSGVWASHIDASRAQMETAVVALVERFSGIVVKLEQALAASGAARHHEGGSIVEVFAASEKELRSLLEMLASAAASKQQMLQKIEGLQQVTAQLQTMAADVASIAWQTNLLALNAAIEAARAGEAGRGFAVVANEVRMLSNRSADAGKHIAQQVGQISAAIGDTCRAASDSMRAEGEAVQASEQMIGNVLSSFRGVTDALVQSSDLLQQESTGIQAEVAEALVQLQFQDRVSQILSHVQQNIARLPSYLDEQQGQGVPLPLDARPLLAELESTYAMAEERTLHLGGAKPAPRQEDEITFF from the coding sequence ATGCGCCAACGCCCACTGCATTCCTGTTATCCCCTGGCGCTGGCCTTCGCGGCAGCGTGCGCCATCGTGCCCCTGGCCGGCTGGCAGTGGCACGGCTTCGCGATCGCCGCGTTGCTGCTGGCCGCCGGCGCCTGGGCTTTCTTCCAGCATGGTGCGGCGCCTCAGGCAGCCGCTTCGGCGGATGAGTACCTGGCCACCCGCCGCCAGTTCGCCGGCGAGGTTTCCGGCGTGTGGGCATCGCATATCGATGCGTCGCGCGCGCAGATGGAAACGGCCGTCGTGGCGCTGGTCGAGCGTTTCTCCGGCATCGTGGTCAAGCTGGAGCAGGCGCTGGCCGCCTCGGGCGCCGCGCGCCACCATGAGGGCGGCAGCATCGTCGAGGTGTTCGCCGCCAGCGAGAAGGAATTGCGCTCGCTGCTCGAAATGCTCGCCAGCGCCGCCGCCAGCAAGCAGCAGATGCTGCAAAAGATCGAAGGCCTGCAGCAGGTCACGGCGCAGTTGCAGACGATGGCGGCCGACGTGGCCAGCATCGCCTGGCAGACCAACCTGCTGGCGCTGAACGCCGCGATCGAGGCGGCCCGCGCCGGCGAGGCGGGCCGCGGCTTCGCCGTGGTGGCCAACGAGGTGCGCATGCTGTCGAACCGTTCGGCTGACGCCGGCAAGCACATCGCCCAACAGGTTGGCCAGATCAGCGCCGCGATCGGCGACACCTGCCGCGCCGCCAGCGATTCGATGCGCGCGGAAGGAGAGGCGGTGCAGGCGTCGGAACAGATGATCGGCAACGTCCTGTCGTCGTTCCGGGGCGTGACCGATGCGCTGGTGCAGTCCTCCGACCTGCTGCAGCAGGAAAGCACGGGCATCCAGGCCGAGGTGGCCGAGGCGCTGGTGCAGTTGCAGTTCCAGGACCGCGTCAGCCAGATCCTGTCGCACGTGCAGCAGAACATCGCGCGCCTGCCGTCCTACCTGGACGAACAACAAGGCCAGGGCGTGCCGCTGCCGCTGGACGCCCGCCCGCTGCTGGCCGAGCTGGAAAGCACGTACGCGATGGCCGAGGAACGCACGCTGCACCTGGGGGGCGCCAAGCCGGCGCCCCGGCAGGAAGACGAAATCACATTTTTCTAG
- the zwf gene encoding glucose-6-phosphate dehydrogenase, whose translation MALSDFDLVLFGGSGDLAMRKLLPAMFSRDVCGDLPPAARIVCVGRHENTTEEFIEMVNTTSRPHIKTPKVTPENWEKFTRRIAYVAVDAADPSSYGGLAEALRNDPGLTRVYYLATPPALFAQICDNLKENGLVTPESRVVLEKPLGRDLESAKQINREVGEVFAESQIYRIDHYLGKETVQNLLALRFGNILFEPLWRREWISDVQITIAEKLGVGNRIGYYDTSGALRDMLQNHLLQLLCIVAMEPPASTSPDAVRDAKLQVLRSLKRFTPTTLAQNIVRGQYRAGHVDGQPVPSYRDEPDAPQGSRTETFVAMKAEIDTWRWAGVPFYLRTGKRMADSLAEIVVRFKQIPHSIFQQPTSSFQPNSLVIRLQPDEGLRMNLMAKTPGEGMRLKPAELELDFRETFKMPRMDAYERLLLDVLRGQLTLFMRGDELEAAWEWVEPILNNWEQDDTAPLPYSSGTWGPAASSALIGRDGLQWREEALPED comes from the coding sequence ATGGCACTTTCCGATTTTGACCTGGTTCTGTTCGGCGGCAGCGGCGACCTCGCGATGCGCAAACTGCTCCCCGCGATGTTCTCGCGCGATGTGTGCGGCGACCTGCCGCCCGCGGCCCGCATCGTCTGCGTGGGCCGGCACGAGAACACGACGGAAGAATTCATCGAGATGGTCAACACGACGTCGCGCCCGCACATCAAGACCCCGAAGGTCACGCCGGAGAACTGGGAAAAATTCACGCGCCGCATCGCCTACGTGGCGGTGGATGCCGCCGATCCTTCCAGCTACGGCGGGCTGGCCGAGGCGCTGCGCAACGACCCGGGCCTGACCCGCGTGTACTACCTGGCTACGCCGCCGGCCCTGTTCGCGCAGATCTGCGACAACCTGAAGGAAAACGGCCTGGTGACGCCCGAGTCGCGCGTGGTGCTGGAAAAGCCGCTGGGCCGCGACCTGGAATCGGCCAAGCAGATCAACCGCGAAGTGGGCGAAGTGTTCGCCGAATCGCAGATCTACCGGATCGACCATTACCTCGGCAAGGAAACGGTGCAGAACCTGCTGGCCCTGCGCTTCGGGAACATCCTGTTCGAGCCGCTGTGGCGCCGCGAATGGATTTCGGACGTGCAGATCACCATCGCCGAGAAACTGGGCGTGGGCAACCGCATCGGCTACTACGACACGTCGGGCGCGCTGCGCGACATGCTGCAGAACCACCTGCTGCAACTGCTGTGCATCGTGGCGATGGAACCGCCCGCGTCGACGTCGCCGGACGCCGTGCGCGACGCCAAGCTCCAGGTGCTGCGCTCGCTGAAGCGCTTCACGCCCACCACCCTGGCGCAGAACATCGTGCGCGGCCAGTACCGCGCCGGCCACGTCGACGGCCAGCCGGTGCCGAGCTACCGCGACGAGCCGGACGCGCCGCAAGGCTCGCGCACCGAGACCTTCGTGGCGATGAAGGCCGAAATCGATACGTGGCGCTGGGCCGGCGTGCCGTTCTACCTGCGCACCGGCAAGCGCATGGCCGACTCGCTGGCCGAGATCGTGGTGCGCTTCAAGCAGATCCCGCACTCGATCTTCCAGCAGCCCACTTCGAGCTTCCAGCCCAACTCATTGGTGATCCGCCTGCAGCCCGACGAAGGCCTGCGCATGAACCTGATGGCCAAGACGCCGGGGGAAGGCATGCGCCTGAAACCGGCCGAGCTGGAACTGGATTTCCGCGAAACGTTCAAGATGCCGCGCATGGATGCCTACGAGCGATTGCTGCTCGACGTGCTGCGCGGCCAGTTGACGTTGTTCATGCGCGGCGACGAGCTGGAAGCGGCTTGGGAATGGGTCGAGCCGATCCTGAACAACTGGGAGCAGGACGACACCGCGCCGCTGCCCTATTCGTCGGGCACGTGGGGGCCGGCCGCCTCGTCGGCGCTGATCGGGCGCGATGGCTTGCAGTGGCGCGAAGAAGCACTTCCGGAGGACTGA
- the eda gene encoding bifunctional 4-hydroxy-2-oxoglutarate aldolase/2-dehydro-3-deoxy-phosphogluconate aldolase — MNLLDIMRTSAVIPVIAIDDPDHAVPLAKALVAGGIRVLEVTLRTQHGLGAIRAMSEVEGAIVGVGTLTQPEEFAAARDAGAVFGVSPGLTDALIGAAKSSGLPLLPGVMTPSEVMKAREQGFKQLKLFPAVPAGGVGMLNAIGGPLPDVTFCPTGGISQETAPAFLALKNVACVGGSWLTPKDAMKAGDWAHITALAKAASALRG; from the coding sequence ATGAACCTGCTCGACATTATGCGTACCTCGGCCGTGATCCCCGTGATCGCGATCGACGATCCCGACCATGCCGTTCCCCTGGCAAAGGCCCTCGTGGCGGGCGGTATCCGGGTGCTGGAAGTCACGCTGCGCACGCAGCACGGCCTGGGGGCGATCCGCGCCATGAGCGAGGTGGAAGGCGCGATCGTCGGCGTGGGCACGCTCACGCAGCCGGAGGAATTTGCCGCCGCGCGCGACGCGGGCGCCGTGTTCGGCGTCTCGCCGGGCCTGACGGACGCGCTGATCGGCGCGGCCAAGTCGTCCGGCCTGCCGCTGCTGCCGGGCGTGATGACCCCTTCCGAAGTGATGAAGGCGCGCGAACAGGGCTTCAAGCAATTGAAACTGTTCCCGGCCGTGCCGGCCGGCGGCGTGGGCATGCTGAACGCGATCGGCGGCCCGCTGCCGGACGTGACGTTCTGCCCGACCGGCGGCATTTCGCAGGAAACCGCGCCGGCCTTCCTGGCGCTGAAGAACGTCGCCTGCGTGGGCGGTTCGTGGCTCACGCCGAAGGATGCGATGAAGGCGGGCGACTGGGCCCACATCACCGCGCTGGCCAAGGCGGCGAGCGCGCTGCGCGGCTGA
- a CDS encoding SIS domain-containing protein, translating to MLLDSIRTQLDSLSKSERKVALAVLDNPSRTVSSNITALAKSAQVSEPTVVRFCRTLGYDGWHEFKLKLAQGLAVALPGLNEAPSQDDLAADLINKICSRSINTLLDLRNNLHHEPVQRALDILSLANKIEFYGQGTSGIVAADAQHKFFRSGVPTVAYSDPAIHNIAAALLRKGDALVAISQRGNSPALVRSAQLARDGGADVIVLAPSGTPLADLGTVLIPIDLIFNTDPYTPISARLAYLVVIDVLAVGLALQRGPEFRRKMQNAQKALQEFEVQFDSFIG from the coding sequence ATGCTTCTCGATTCCATCCGCACCCAGCTCGATTCGCTGTCGAAGTCCGAGCGCAAGGTGGCACTGGCCGTGCTCGACAACCCGTCGCGCACGGTGAGCTCGAACATCACGGCGCTCGCCAAGAGCGCCCAGGTGTCCGAGCCGACCGTGGTGCGCTTTTGCCGCACGCTCGGCTACGACGGCTGGCACGAGTTCAAGCTGAAGCTGGCGCAGGGCCTGGCCGTGGCGCTGCCCGGCCTGAACGAGGCACCGTCGCAGGACGATCTGGCGGCGGACCTGATCAACAAGATCTGCAGCCGCTCGATCAACACGCTGCTCGACCTGCGCAACAACCTGCACCACGAGCCGGTGCAGCGCGCGCTGGACATCCTGTCGCTGGCCAACAAGATCGAGTTCTATGGCCAGGGCACTTCCGGCATCGTGGCGGCGGACGCACAACATAAATTCTTCCGCTCCGGCGTGCCCACCGTGGCATATTCCGACCCGGCCATCCACAACATCGCAGCGGCGCTGCTGCGCAAGGGCGACGCGCTGGTGGCGATCTCGCAGCGCGGCAACAGTCCGGCGCTGGTGCGCTCCGCGCAACTGGCGCGCGACGGCGGCGCCGACGTGATCGTGCTGGCCCCGTCGGGCACGCCGCTGGCCGACCTGGGCACGGTGCTGATCCCGATCGACCTGATCTTCAACACCGACCCGTACACACCAATCTCCGCGCGGCTGGCCTACCTCGTCGTGATCGACGTGCTGGCCGTGGGCCTGGCGCTGCAGCGCGGGCCGGAATTCCGTCGCAAGATGCAGAATGCGCAGAAAGCCCTGCAGGAGTTCGAGGTGCAGTTCGATTCGTTTATCGGCTGA
- a CDS encoding SMP-30/gluconolactonase/LRE family protein, producing MSGYDVKVAFDGAMQVGEGPLWIPAEKALYWVDIDGLTVHRLLPGSGAHTSWIMTSEPSSLAPHANGGLVVATRAGFVHLDTGTGAASDIAPSPFDRAKARFNDGKPDAAGRFWVGTIYEPRDQPAAEMYVLEKGEVRLAWSGGMTNSNGLAFSPDNRTMYHADTTSHRITRYDFDLATGAVSNQREMRQFSMDKENGYGGRPDGAAVDSEGNYWVAMFEGGRIVKLSPSGEVLDVIALPVRCPTMVAFGGDDLRTLYITTAGKRPAAELEQYPLSGRVLSVRVPVAGLVQPAYRP from the coding sequence ATGAGCGGATATGACGTGAAGGTCGCCTTCGATGGCGCCATGCAGGTGGGCGAAGGCCCGCTGTGGATTCCCGCCGAGAAGGCGCTGTACTGGGTCGATATCGATGGGTTGACCGTGCACCGCCTGCTCCCCGGCAGCGGCGCGCACACGTCGTGGATCATGACGTCGGAGCCGTCCTCGCTGGCGCCGCACGCCAATGGCGGCCTCGTCGTCGCCACCCGTGCCGGCTTCGTGCACCTGGACACCGGCACCGGCGCGGCGAGCGACATCGCCCCCTCCCCGTTCGACCGCGCGAAGGCGCGCTTCAACGACGGCAAGCCCGATGCGGCCGGGCGTTTCTGGGTCGGCACGATCTACGAACCGCGCGACCAGCCGGCCGCCGAGATGTACGTCCTTGAAAAGGGCGAGGTACGCCTGGCCTGGTCCGGCGGCATGACGAACTCGAACGGCCTGGCGTTCAGCCCGGATAACCGCACGATGTACCATGCCGACACCACCTCGCACCGCATCACGCGCTACGACTTCGACCTGGCCACCGGCGCGGTGTCGAACCAGCGCGAGATGCGCCAGTTCTCGATGGACAAGGAGAACGGCTACGGCGGCCGCCCCGACGGCGCAGCCGTCGACAGCGAGGGCAATTACTGGGTGGCGATGTTCGAGGGCGGCCGCATCGTCAAGCTGTCGCCTTCCGGCGAGGTGCTGGACGTGATTGCCCTGCCGGTGCGCTGCCCCACCATGGTGGCGTTCGGCGGCGACGACCTGCGCACGCTGTACATCACCACCGCCGGCAAGCGCCCGGCGGCTGAGCTGGAGCAGTACCCGCTGTCGGGCCGCGTGCTGTCGGTGCGCGTGCCGGTCGCGGGGCTCGTGCAGCCCGCCTATCGGCCGTGA
- the edd gene encoding phosphogluconate dehydratase, with product MALHPVLEQVTARIVKRSRPSRGAYLAHLEAARYKGPQRGSLSCTNLAHGFAAFPQNDKLVLKEVKKPSVAIVSSYNDMLSAHQPFEYFPKVIKEAVREVGAVAQFAGGVPAMCDGVTQGQPGMELSLFSRDAIAMGTAIALSHNMFDAALYLGICDKIVPGLLIGALHFGHLPAVFVPGGPMTSGLSNKEKAAIRQRYAQGKATREELLEGEAKSYHGSGTCTFYGTANSNQMLMEVMGLHMPGAAFITPYTELRDQLTVAAAQRAVQISDLGNEYIPVGHVVDEKSIVNAIVALLATGGSTNHTLHLPAIARAAGILIDWDDFNDLSAVVPLLARIYPNGDADVNHFQAAGGPGFVIRELLDAGLLHDDVTTIMGKGLRNHCKEPFLGEGGKGVVFKDVPAVSGDDKVIRTAADPFSKDGGMVKVEGNLGRAVMKVSAVKVEHRTVEAPALVFNSQEDFMADYKAGKLDRDFVAVIRFQGPRANGMPELHALTPALANLQDAGRKVALVTDGRMSGASGKVPAAIHVSPEVLAGGPLGLVRDGDIIVVDAATGTLEAKVDSATWHSRALAQADLTPSHVGMGRELFAMFRNNVSAAEAGAATFPLPSPIDTTVELHGGDNVGNTVPGSDEDFLAKKA from the coding sequence ATGGCCTTGCACCCAGTCCTCGAACAAGTCACTGCGCGGATCGTCAAGCGCAGCCGTCCCTCCCGCGGCGCCTACCTGGCGCACCTCGAAGCCGCCCGCTACAAGGGCCCGCAGCGCGGCAGCCTGTCGTGCACCAACCTCGCGCACGGCTTCGCGGCCTTCCCCCAGAACGACAAGCTGGTGCTGAAGGAGGTGAAGAAACCCTCCGTGGCGATCGTTTCGTCGTATAACGACATGCTGTCGGCCCACCAGCCGTTCGAGTACTTCCCGAAGGTGATCAAGGAAGCGGTGCGCGAAGTGGGCGCGGTGGCGCAGTTCGCCGGCGGCGTGCCGGCCATGTGCGACGGCGTCACGCAGGGCCAGCCGGGCATGGAACTGTCGCTGTTCTCGCGCGACGCGATCGCGATGGGAACGGCAATCGCGCTGTCGCACAATATGTTCGATGCCGCGCTGTACCTGGGCATCTGCGACAAGATCGTGCCGGGCCTGTTGATCGGCGCGCTGCACTTCGGCCACCTGCCGGCCGTGTTCGTGCCGGGCGGCCCCATGACTTCCGGCCTGTCGAACAAGGAAAAGGCGGCCATCCGCCAGCGCTACGCGCAGGGCAAGGCCACCCGCGAGGAACTGCTGGAAGGCGAGGCGAAGTCCTACCACGGTTCCGGTACCTGTACCTTCTACGGCACCGCGAACAGCAACCAGATGCTGATGGAGGTGATGGGCCTGCACATGCCGGGTGCCGCCTTCATCACGCCGTACACGGAACTGCGCGACCAGCTGACGGTGGCCGCCGCCCAGCGCGCGGTGCAGATCTCGGACCTGGGCAACGAATACATCCCGGTGGGCCACGTGGTCGATGAAAAATCGATCGTCAACGCCATCGTGGCGTTGCTGGCCACCGGCGGTTCGACGAACCACACGCTGCACCTGCCGGCGATTGCGCGCGCGGCCGGCATCCTGATCGACTGGGACGATTTCAACGACCTCTCCGCCGTGGTGCCGCTGCTGGCGCGCATCTACCCGAACGGCGACGCCGACGTGAACCACTTCCAGGCCGCGGGCGGCCCCGGTTTCGTGATCCGCGAACTGCTCGACGCCGGCCTGCTGCACGACGATGTGACGACGATCATGGGCAAGGGTCTGCGCAACCACTGCAAGGAGCCGTTCCTGGGCGAAGGCGGCAAGGGCGTCGTGTTCAAGGACGTGCCGGCCGTTTCCGGCGACGACAAGGTGATCCGCACCGCCGCCGACCCGTTCTCGAAGGACGGCGGCATGGTGAAGGTCGAGGGCAATCTGGGCCGCGCGGTCATGAAGGTCTCCGCCGTGAAGGTCGAACATCGCACCGTGGAAGCGCCCGCGCTGGTGTTCAACTCCCAGGAAGACTTCATGGCCGACTACAAGGCCGGCAAGCTCGATCGGGACTTCGTGGCCGTGATCCGCTTCCAGGGCCCGCGCGCGAACGGCATGCCCGAACTGCACGCGCTGACTCCCGCGCTGGCGAACCTGCAGGACGCCGGCCGCAAGGTGGCACTGGTGACCGACGGCCGCATGTCCGGCGCTTCGGGCAAGGTGCCGGCGGCCATCCACGTGTCGCCCGAAGTGCTGGCCGGCGGGCCGCTGGGCCTGGTGCGCGACGGCGACATCATCGTCGTCGACGCGGCGACCGGCACGCTGGAAGCGAAGGTCGATTCGGCCACGTGGCACAGCCGCGCGCTGGCGCAGGCTGACCTGACGCCGAGCCACGTCGGCATGGGCCGCGAGCTGTTCGCCATGTTCCGCAACAACGTGTCGGCGGCGGAAGCGGGCGCGGCGACGTTCCCGCTGCCTTCGCCGATCGATACCACCGTCGAGCTGCACGGCGGTGACAACGTGGGCAATACCGTGCCCGGTTCCGATGAAGATTTCCTTGCCAAGAAAGCGTAA
- a CDS encoding STAS domain-containing protein has translation MSIGESQGPVAALAVEGELTIYRAAELKDVLLDAARQQETPAFDLSAVTEFDSAGLQLLLVARQEAARLGKTLRVQGASAAVQDVFALLGVPFPGIDEPKGMQ, from the coding sequence ATGAGTATTGGCGAGAGCCAAGGGCCCGTTGCGGCCCTCGCCGTCGAGGGCGAGCTGACGATCTACCGCGCGGCCGAGTTGAAGGACGTGCTGCTGGACGCCGCGCGCCAGCAGGAGACGCCGGCGTTCGACCTGTCGGCCGTGACCGAATTCGACAGCGCCGGCCTGCAGCTGCTGCTGGTGGCGCGGCAGGAAGCCGCGCGCCTCGGCAAGACCCTGCGCGTGCAGGGCGCCAGCGCCGCCGTACAGGATGTGTTCGCGCTGCTCGGCGTGCCGTTCCCCGGCATCGATGAACCGAAAGGCATGCAATGA
- the pgi gene encoding glucose-6-phosphate isomerase — translation MRQPLLTTTAAYQALQSHAADAKDWHLRDLFAAEPQRFPTFTVDAAGLFLDYSKNRISQRTLELLADLARERGVERQRDAMFAGEKINLTEQRSVLHTALRMPRGKQLVVDGQDVNADVHAVLDRIKTFTDKVRAGSWLGYSGKPITDIVNIGIGGSDLGPKMAVLALRSYAHPRLSMHFVSNVDGHDMDATLANLNQETTLFIVASKTFTTAETMLNAQTARRWFLCEGKEEDLARHFVAVSTNTEAVTKFGIDPENMFPFWDWVGGRYSVWSAIGLSVALAVGFGYFQAFLEGAHAMDEHFRTAPLEQNMPVLLALIGFWNREFLDAASLSIAPYHQDLNRFPAYLQQLDMESNGKRVTRGGQQVDTATCPVVWGECGTNAQHAYFQLLHQGTDIVPIDFIAALRATHDLEGHHDALLANCFAQSEAFMKGKTAEEVRAELTAQGLPEAKIDELVPHRTFPGNRPSNTILMDQLTPATLGALIALYEHKTFVQGVIWDIASFDQWGVELGKVLAKKIQAELEGAVDPAAHDSSTNGLIVMAKGAKVA, via the coding sequence ATGCGCCAGCCACTGCTTACGACTACCGCCGCCTACCAGGCCCTGCAATCCCACGCCGCCGATGCGAAAGACTGGCATCTGCGCGACCTGTTCGCCGCCGAGCCGCAGCGTTTCCCCACCTTCACGGTCGACGCCGCCGGCCTGTTCCTCGACTATTCGAAGAACCGCATTTCACAGCGCACGCTCGAATTGCTGGCGGACCTGGCCCGCGAACGCGGCGTGGAACGCCAGCGCGACGCCATGTTCGCTGGAGAGAAAATCAATCTTACCGAACAACGCAGCGTGCTGCACACGGCCCTGCGTATGCCGCGCGGAAAGCAACTCGTCGTCGACGGCCAGGATGTCAACGCCGACGTGCACGCGGTGCTCGACCGCATCAAGACCTTCACCGACAAGGTGCGCGCCGGCAGCTGGCTGGGCTACAGCGGCAAGCCGATCACCGACATCGTCAACATCGGCATCGGCGGCTCCGACCTGGGCCCGAAGATGGCCGTGCTGGCGCTGCGCTCCTACGCCCACCCGCGCCTCTCCATGCATTTCGTCTCGAACGTGGACGGCCATGACATGGACGCCACGCTGGCCAACCTGAACCAGGAAACCACGCTGTTCATCGTGGCTTCGAAGACGTTCACCACGGCCGAGACCATGCTGAACGCGCAGACGGCGCGCCGCTGGTTCCTGTGCGAGGGCAAGGAAGAGGACCTGGCGCGGCACTTCGTGGCCGTGTCCACCAACACGGAAGCGGTGACGAAGTTCGGCATCGACCCGGAAAACATGTTCCCGTTCTGGGACTGGGTGGGCGGCCGCTATTCGGTATGGTCGGCCATCGGCCTGTCCGTGGCGCTTGCCGTGGGCTTCGGCTACTTCCAGGCGTTCCTGGAAGGCGCCCACGCGATGGACGAGCACTTCCGCACCGCCCCGCTGGAGCAGAACATGCCGGTGCTGCTGGCCTTGATCGGCTTCTGGAACCGCGAGTTCCTGGACGCCGCGTCGCTTTCCATCGCGCCCTACCACCAGGACCTGAACCGCTTCCCCGCCTACCTGCAGCAGCTGGACATGGAAAGCAACGGCAAGCGCGTCACCCGCGGCGGCCAGCAGGTGGACACGGCCACCTGCCCGGTCGTGTGGGGCGAATGCGGCACCAATGCGCAGCACGCCTACTTCCAGCTGCTGCACCAGGGCACCGACATCGTGCCGATCGACTTCATCGCCGCGCTGCGCGCGACCCACGACCTGGAAGGGCACCATGATGCGTTGCTGGCGAACTGCTTCGCCCAGTCGGAAGCCTTCATGAAGGGCAAGACGGCCGAGGAAGTGCGCGCCGAGCTGACGGCCCAGGGATTGCCGGAAGCGAAGATCGACGAACTGGTACCGCACCGCACGTTCCCGGGCAACCGCCCGTCGAACACGATCCTGATGGACCAGCTGACGCCCGCTACGCTGGGCGCGCTGATCGCGCTGTACGAGCACAAGACCTTCGTGCAGGGCGTGATCTGGGATATCGCCAGCTTCGACCAGTGGGGCGTGGAACTGGGCAAGGTGCTGGCCAAGAAGATCCAGGCCGAGCTGGAAGGCGCCGTCGACCCGGCCGCGCACGACAGTTCCACCAATGGCCTTATCGTGATGGCCAAGGGAGCGAAAGTCGCATGA
- a CDS encoding nidogen-like domain-containing protein, producing the protein MKKSLLALAVGAAFASGAAGADTLLSGFGGDRDFGTRVMAPNDDRSSAELTLPFQINFFGNAYSTYWVNNNGNISFSGALSSFTPSLFPISQAAMIAPFWADVDTRDQVTNLPSPFANNVYLANPDSKTVVVTWDSVGYYNQHNDKLNTFQLVLKDQSASTGRAGDFDMEFRYGQLQWTTGDASGGSGGFGGRAAVAGWNAGAVTNSYSLIGSGTQNVLGLVNDSNVGTDGVWRFQVRSEELPGSAPYNPILPGNIDDGTAGWVFENIPVGTGTPIWIDPVVATGYDYAVSSGPLVNGVTLLPGVGDGRYDIWLWQDGEWQLFAAGAEGGQHIEFGESVDRFRVTGIETSAELNPNSPIAFSTGLWFDGVGNATVTQTALTVDVPTSPVPEPATYGMLGAGLAVLAVARRRRRA; encoded by the coding sequence ATGAAAAAATCACTTCTCGCATTGGCGGTAGGCGCAGCATTTGCAAGCGGCGCGGCTGGCGCCGACACGCTGCTGAGCGGCTTCGGCGGCGACCGCGATTTCGGCACCCGCGTCATGGCGCCCAACGACGATCGTTCGTCCGCCGAGCTGACGCTGCCGTTCCAGATCAACTTCTTCGGCAATGCCTACAGCACCTACTGGGTAAACAACAACGGCAATATCTCGTTCTCCGGCGCGCTGTCCAGCTTCACGCCGTCGCTGTTCCCGATCTCGCAGGCCGCGATGATCGCGCCGTTCTGGGCCGACGTGGACACGCGCGACCAGGTGACCAACCTGCCGAGCCCGTTCGCCAACAACGTGTACCTGGCCAATCCGGACAGCAAGACCGTCGTGGTCACCTGGGATTCGGTCGGCTATTACAACCAGCACAACGACAAATTGAATACCTTCCAGCTGGTGCTGAAGGACCAGTCGGCAAGCACCGGCCGCGCCGGCGACTTCGACATGGAATTCCGCTACGGCCAGTTGCAGTGGACAACGGGGGACGCCAGCGGCGGCAGCGGCGGCTTCGGCGGCCGGGCGGCAGTGGCCGGCTGGAATGCCGGCGCGGTGACCAATTCCTATTCGCTGATCGGCTCCGGCACGCAGAACGTGCTCGGCCTGGTCAACGACAGCAATGTGGGAACCGACGGCGTTTGGCGCTTCCAGGTGCGTTCCGAGGAACTGCCGGGTAGTGCTCCATACAATCCCATCCTGCCGGGTAATATCGACGATGGCACGGCGGGCTGGGTGTTCGAGAACATCCCGGTCGGCACGGGCACGCCGATCTGGATCGACCCGGTCGTGGCCACGGGCTACGACTATGCCGTGTCCAGCGGCCCCTTGGTCAACGGCGTGACGCTGCTGCCCGGCGTCGGCGACGGCCGCTATGACATCTGGCTGTGGCAGGACGGTGAATGGCAACTGTTTGCCGCCGGCGCCGAAGGCGGCCAGCATATCGAATTCGGCGAGTCGGTCGACCGCTTCCGCGTGACCGGCATCGAAACCTCCGCCGAACTGAACCCGAACAGCCCGATCGCCTTCTCGACCGGCCTGTGGTTCGATGGCGTCGGCAACGCCACGGTCACGCAGACGGCGCTGACGGTGGACGTGCCGACGTCGCCGGTACCGGAACCTGCCACCTACGGCATGCTGGGCGCCGGCCTGGCCGTGCTGGCCGTGGCACGCCGCCGCCGCCGCGCCTGA
- a CDS encoding response regulator codes for MAKTIMVVDDSLSIRQVVGIALRQAGYDVIEGCDGKDALSKLTGQKVNLIISDVNMPNMDGISFVRELKTRPAYKFTPVMMLTTESQQEKKAEGQAAGARAWMVKPFKPDQLLAAVQKLVMP; via the coding sequence ATGGCAAAAACCATCATGGTCGTGGACGATTCCCTGTCCATCCGCCAGGTCGTCGGCATCGCACTGCGCCAGGCCGGCTATGACGTGATCGAAGGTTGCGACGGCAAGGACGCACTGTCCAAGCTGACGGGCCAGAAGGTCAACCTGATCATCAGCGACGTGAACATGCCGAACATGGACGGCATCAGCTTCGTGCGCGAACTGAAGACCCGCCCGGCCTACAAGTTCACGCCGGTAATGATGCTCACCACCGAATCGCAGCAGGAAAAGAAGGCCGAAGGCCAGGCTGCCGGCGCGCGCGCCTGGATGGTCAAGCCGTTCAAGCCCGACCAGCTGCTGGCCGCCGTGCAAAAGCTGGTCATGCCGTAA